Within the Pseudomonas putida genome, the region GATGACGGCAATGAGGCGTTGAGGAAGCAAAATTGGACGCTGCTGATAACGGATGTGCAAACGCCTGGTTCACTCAATGGGGTCGATCTTGCCTGGATGGCAAGCCAGCAAAAACCTCAGACGCGCATCATTGTCATGAGCGGATACTACGAATTTGCAGGGAGAGTGTTGCCGCCAGGTGCCCGGTTCCTTCCTAAGCCGTGGCCAATAACCCAGCTCCAGGAACTGCTCTGCGCTCAGCTTAACCACGCCAGCGGAGGCTGAAAATTCGGCGTCTGCAGACGGGATGCGAGCTTGATCCTTCCCAAACGTTCGCGAACAAAGCTTAAGGACGCCACACACGCCTGCACCAGTTCTTTCGCGCAACCCGTCGGCCTCGGCAAGAACCCACGGAGTAAACACCCCACGCCCCGACGTCCGAGTTGAACACAGACTTTCCTGTGTGACGACATGAGGTGAAAGATCATGGCTAACAACCAAACCAATCGTGGCCATCAAGGTGGTACTGCTCAGAACAATCCTGGCAATTTTGCCAATGATCGCGAGAAAGCGTCGGAGGCAGGTCGCAAAGGCGGGCAGAGTTCAGGCGGCAATTTTGCCAACGACCGTGAGCGCGCCTCAGAGGCAGGCCGTAAAGGCGGTCAAAACAGCCACGGCGGCGGGCGCGGTAGCGAAAACCGGTAACTTGAAATGAGCTTGGCCGGGGTGCCTGGCACTCTGGCCACTTTTTGAGAAAATGAAAGCGGTCTTAAGGAGACAGCGAAATGGGCAACAAGGGTTTGCTTCTCGCTCGAAGACGACCACCAACAAGCACCAGCGCCAATGACGCTGCCGCTAGCAATAGGCTCACCCCTAGCATCTGGCTAGTGAGGTTATGAAACCCTGAAACCGCAGCGCCGATTATGGCTAACATTCCTGAAAGCCCAGCGTAGCCTACCGCAGTCATCAGCCATCCCCAGTTACGCATCCCCTACTCCTCCAATGATGATTCCAGGTCTCGAATCAGCCTGATTACGACTATACGCATTTGGCTAAGTGCCATCGGTGTGTGCAGGCGCGCCTAGAGTTTGAAGCGTACATGGATACAACTTTTACTATCCTGCCGATCAACCACCACTGCCGCGCTACCGTAGCCGGAATAGCTTTTGACCAATCGCATGCCAAGCCCCGTACCTGTCGGCTTAGGATAATTATCAGGAAAGCCGTCGCCCTCATCCCTGACGGTGAGCTGAGCATGATCGCCGGCATGCTTGACGATCACTTCTATGGATCCTTTGCCGTACTTAAGGGAGTTGGTGATCAACTCGGAGATCACTAACCCCAAGGGAGCCATTCTTTCAGGTGGCAGGACGAAGTCGTCAGCCTCCAACAGAATTTGCCGGTCGGCCAAAGCCTTGCCCAGATCACCCAACAGGGCACTTAGGTAATCGCGAGCGCGTACTTCTTGGTCTTCGGCGGCCTGGTATAGTCTCTCGTGAACACTGGCAATGGTCACCACTCGCCCTGCGGCAGTTTCGAGCTGCAACTTAACAGCCGCATCTGGCGTGAGATTGGCTTGAAGTAACAGCAGGGTGTTTACAAGGTGGAGGCTATTTTTGACGCGATGATGGATTTCTTCGAGATAAAGGTCGCTTCGATTTTGCCTGCTGTTCTGCGCCTCAATGAGAGAGAGCAGCTGAGCTTCGTACTGGTGCCGTTCAGTGATATCCCGTGATACCGCTATGATCCGTTCGACCTGACCATCCGTGCCCATGATTGGCGCCACAGTCACGTCCCACCATTTGGGTTCATCGGGAGCGATTGGGCAGTACGATTCGAACCTCATGGTTTCGCCAGCGCTAACTTTAGCTACCGCCTCCCAAACAAGTGATCGCGACTCCTCAGGCCACAAGTCATACCATCGCTGACCTTTAACACTGGTCAGTTGGGTATCCAGGAATTTCAGCCCGGCTTCATTCATGAACTCGATCTCGCCGCTCGGGGCCAGGATATCCACCCAGTCAGGGCTTGCGTTCAGAATGGTCTCGGAATAAGGGTCGGGAACTGGAACATCCACGCCTGCAGATATTCTTTCGACAGCCATGGAAATGACGTTCGAGATGCCTTCCAGAAATACCAGATCGCTCTCTACGAAATCGTCCCCGTTGCTGCTGTCGGCTTCCAGTACACCAAACGGGCTGAGCACACCCCGGATCGGGACATTGATGGCCCGCTCGATTCCATATTTTTTGAGCAGTTCCGGCGTTCGAAAGCGATTTTCCATACCCAAATGATTTGAGAGTACGGGCCTATAGGTGGCCAATGCATAGCCTGCGGGACTAGCCACATCGCCGCCCACGGTTGCCCGCCCGATGTCAGAAGCATCCCAGCCAACGCCATGGGTCAGAACAAACCCTTCCCCGTCCTCTGCTGGCTGGAGCACCTTGGAAAAACGAGTGCACATTCCTTCAGCGACTACTTCACATGCACGGGTCAGCAACAGATCCAAGTCCGCAGCCTTCAGGGACATTACGCCAAACTCGACCACGAGCTCATGTTGGCGGTGCAAGCGCGTATGAGTCTTTTTCAAGGCCGCTCGGATTGTTTCGTCCACTGGTAGCTGCTGCATAGTCTTCCCTTCCGGATTAACGGGAAACGCCCAGAATCCTTTCAGGGCGTACAGGCGGTTCGCTTACCGCTTTCCTACCATAGCCGCTAATCCATGACGGCGCCTAGCGCACCACTCATCGCCCAGTAGCAACGGCGTAGAGGCCCAGAGCCCTAATGCATATGACCCGCGAGCAAACCCTACATGCCGAAAACCATCCTCATTGTGGAAGACGACGACCTCCTAAGAGACCTAACTGCCGAGAGCCTCTCGTCACTCTACGCCGTTGCTATGACGTGCTGCGCAAATGCTGACGAGGCGTTGCATTACCTTTGCAATAAGGAAGTCCCTAGCTTGGTGATGACCGATATCCATATGCCTGGAAGCATGGACGGTTTAGGCCTTGCACACGAGATTTGGCGTCGATGGCCTACCCTGCCAGTGATTCTGACTTCGGGCGACGCAATAATCGACACCGGTTTGCTGCCTGCTCGGACAGCATTTCTCCCCAAACCTTGGGAGATTTCTGATCTCGCCTCGCTGATCAACAAATTAGTAACGCTCCCGCCGCAAGTTGAAGCCTGATCCAAAGAACACTGCCTATCCCTTCCATGCTTCGTATTTGGCTAGCAGCGGTTGAACGCTCAACCCATGCAGCAGAATGCTCAACGCCACCACGGACAGCACCAGGTTGATGCTTTGCGCGGCCAAGGTGGGAAGCAGCCCATGATTGAGGGCATAGAACAGGTAGTAGAAGCTGCCGATACCTCGGATGCCAAACCACCCTAAAAGTCCACGCTGGCGGATATCCAGCATTCCTCGAGCCGGGAACAGCAGGATGCTGATGGGGCGAATGACAAAAAACAAAGCACCGGCAACAAGCACTGCCCGCCAGTCCCAATGCTCAATGAGCACTACCCCGAGCAGGGTCACCAGAAATACTTCCATTGCCCGTTCGATCAGGTTACCGAACGCCAACATGTCACCCAACATGATCCCCGCTGCTACCTGCGAGTCGTCGAGCCCTTTCAGATCGCCTTTGACTGCTAGCTCCGGCGCCACGTGCTGGTGACCTACCACAGGCTGTACCAAATGTTCAGCAGCCGGCGCTTCAGGGCTATTGGCGGTCTGCACCTCCGCCTGACGTAAACCAAGTCCCGCAGCGAACACCGCGAGGAACCCATAAGCCTGTATCGACTCGGCGCTCACGTATGCCAACGCAATCAGGGCAAGGGCCAGATAGTCATTGGGCGAGACGGTGCTGTCGTCGTTGCGCAGACGCAAGAACAGCGTGAGCTTGCCCAGGCCGCGCCCCATCCAGTAGCCAAGCACTAGACCTGCGGTTACTGCCCACAGCATGTCCTTGAGCAACCAGTCACTGAACCAAGTCTGGCCATTGTCCTGTTGCAGGAACAGTCCAAGCATGACGAAGGGAAACGCCACGCCGTCGTTGAGCCCTGCCTCACCCGACAAGCTGAAACGGACAAGATCATCGTCTTGGGCATCAACCACCTGCACCAGAGTTGCGAGAACAGGGTCAGTGGGTGCGAGGATCGCCCCGATCAGTAGCGAGACACCCCACCCCAGGTTCAGGCCGTAATGCAGCACCAGCGTTACCCCACCGA harbors:
- a CDS encoding response regulator, whose amino-acid sequence is MKELLSAAKIIRPTVLIVEDEPMIRELLTLYLEEWGAMVTAVATADDGNEALRKQNWTLLITDVQTPGSLNGVDLAWMASQQKPQTRIIVMSGYYEFAGRVLPPGARFLPKPWPITQLQELLCAQLNHASGG
- a CDS encoding response regulator, yielding MPKTILIVEDDDLLRDLTAESLSSLYAVAMTCCANADEALHYLCNKEVPSLVMTDIHMPGSMDGLGLAHEIWRRWPTLPVILTSGDAIIDTGLLPARTAFLPKPWEISDLASLINKLVTLPPQVEA
- a CDS encoding general stress protein; translated protein: MANNQTNRGHQGGTAQNNPGNFANDREKASEAGRKGGQSSGGNFANDRERASEAGRKGGQNSHGGGRGSENR
- a CDS encoding sensor histidine kinase; the encoded protein is MQQLPVDETIRAALKKTHTRLHRQHELVVEFGVMSLKAADLDLLLTRACEVVAEGMCTRFSKVLQPAEDGEGFVLTHGVGWDASDIGRATVGGDVASPAGYALATYRPVLSNHLGMENRFRTPELLKKYGIERAINVPIRGVLSPFGVLEADSSNGDDFVESDLVFLEGISNVISMAVERISAGVDVPVPDPYSETILNASPDWVDILAPSGEIEFMNEAGLKFLDTQLTSVKGQRWYDLWPEESRSLVWEAVAKVSAGETMRFESYCPIAPDEPKWWDVTVAPIMGTDGQVERIIAVSRDITERHQYEAQLLSLIEAQNSRQNRSDLYLEEIHHRVKNSLHLVNTLLLLQANLTPDAAVKLQLETAAGRVVTIASVHERLYQAAEDQEVRARDYLSALLGDLGKALADRQILLEADDFVLPPERMAPLGLVISELITNSLKYGKGSIEVIVKHAGDHAQLTVRDEGDGFPDNYPKPTGTGLGMRLVKSYSGYGSAAVVVDRQDSKSCIHVRFKL
- a CDS encoding cation:proton antiporter; the protein is MTFIVWFAMLGAVLLLLALSSSYLRWIPVTSSVVCLALGIGLGTSGLGFLQLDLSKSSGWMEHLTEVAVLFSLFFSGLKLRVPLHNHRWCSAFFLAGPVMLICIGGVTLVLHYGLNLGWGVSLLIGAILAPTDPVLATLVQVVDAQDDDLVRFSLSGEAGLNDGVAFPFVMLGLFLQQDNGQTWFSDWLLKDMLWAVTAGLVLGYWMGRGLGKLTLFLRLRNDDSTVSPNDYLALALIALAYVSAESIQAYGFLAVFAAGLGLRQAEVQTANSPEAPAAEHLVQPVVGHQHVAPELAVKGDLKGLDDSQVAAGIMLGDMLAFGNLIERAMEVFLVTLLGVVLIEHWDWRAVLVAGALFFVIRPISILLFPARGMLDIRQRGLLGWFGIRGIGSFYYLFYALNHGLLPTLAAQSINLVLSVVALSILLHGLSVQPLLAKYEAWKG